In Actinoplanes sp. NBC_00393, a single genomic region encodes these proteins:
- a CDS encoding dihydrofolate reductase family protein, whose amino-acid sequence MRKLVYFVASTIDGYIAAPDGTWEWIGIHDDVTAFMNAQFPETVPTHVRAALGLDLTDNKVFDTVLMGRHTYDPALQVGITSPYAHLRQIVFSRSITSSPDPAVEIVAEDPATFVGKLKQEPGKDIWLAGGGNFAGQLLAEIDELVIKLNPIIAGAGIPLAAAGFDPHRFALTDATPLGSGVVVLRYRAL is encoded by the coding sequence ATGCGAAAGCTCGTGTACTTCGTGGCCAGCACGATCGACGGCTACATCGCGGCGCCGGACGGCACGTGGGAGTGGATCGGCATCCACGACGACGTCACGGCGTTCATGAACGCGCAGTTCCCCGAGACGGTGCCCACGCATGTGCGCGCCGCGCTGGGCCTCGACCTGACGGACAACAAGGTCTTCGACACGGTGCTGATGGGCCGGCACACGTACGATCCGGCCCTACAGGTCGGCATCACGAGTCCGTACGCACATCTGCGCCAGATCGTCTTCTCCCGCTCGATCACCTCCTCGCCGGATCCAGCGGTGGAGATCGTCGCCGAGGATCCGGCCACTTTCGTGGGCAAGCTCAAACAGGAGCCCGGCAAGGACATCTGGCTGGCCGGCGGCGGCAACTTCGCCGGCCAACTGCTGGCGGAGATCGACGAGCTGGTGATCAAGCTGAACCCGATCATCGCCGGGGCGGGCATCCCGCTGGCCGCGGCCGGGTTCGACCCGCACCGGTTCGCGCTCACCGACGCGACGCCGCT
- a CDS encoding TetR/AcrR family transcriptional regulator, whose translation MPRNPERRRTLTDAGLRVLADSGARGLTHRAVDTEAGVPVGTASNYFRSRDALLGALGERIMERFAPDPEVVARLAAREPSRELWVDYLRYIVERTTRQPELTRALIELRLEAARRPGLAAILGDTLRRGYQDDVAFHATTGLAGGAFEIALLHYALDGLLLDLLTTSIGADADPDKVVEAFVDRLIGG comes from the coding sequence ATGCCCAGAAATCCGGAACGCCGCCGCACCCTCACCGACGCCGGTCTGCGGGTGCTCGCCGACAGCGGTGCTCGCGGCCTCACCCACCGGGCCGTCGACACCGAGGCCGGCGTGCCCGTCGGCACCGCGTCGAACTACTTCCGCTCCCGCGACGCCCTGCTCGGCGCCCTCGGCGAGCGGATCATGGAACGCTTCGCTCCTGATCCCGAGGTGGTGGCGAGACTGGCCGCCCGCGAGCCCAGCCGGGAGCTCTGGGTCGACTACCTGCGCTACATCGTCGAACGCACTACCCGGCAGCCTGAGCTGACCCGCGCCCTGATCGAACTGCGGCTGGAAGCGGCCCGTCGTCCCGGCCTAGCCGCGATCCTCGGCGACACTTTGCGCCGCGGCTACCAGGACGACGTCGCCTTCCACGCCACCACCGGCCTGGCCGGCGGCGCGTTCGAGATCGCCCTGCTGCACTACGCCCTGGACGGTCTGCTGCTCGACCTGCTGACCACCTCGATCGGCGCCGACGCCGACCCGGACAAGGTGGTGGAAGCCTTCGTCGACCGCCTGATCGGCGGCTAG
- a CDS encoding 5-methyltetrahydropteroyltriglutamate--homocysteine S-methyltransferase translates to MTLRDTPPFRADHVGSLLRPPHLLKARSQGVTGDELRAIEDEAIRDVVRMQRDVGLRSATDGEFRRTSWHMDFIYRLGGIRPTDEKIQVHFRNADGELDFESAALAIDAPVRLTETIFGDDFTFLANEVGDGVTAKLTIPSPSMVHYRGGRAAIDPSVYPDEEQFWSDLSAAYAEQVRRVADLGCRYLQLDDTSLAYLNDPAQRELLNARGDDAEHQHLRYIRQINAAIADRPAGLSVTTHMCRGNFRSSWAAEGGYDFVAEALFSELAVDGFFLEYDDERSGGFAPLRFVPPGKMVVLGLVTTKKGALESKDTLKRRIDEAAEYVPLDQLCLSPQCGFSSTVEGNVLTYEEEVAKLRLIAETAEEIWG, encoded by the coding sequence ATGACGCTTCGTGACACCCCGCCGTTCCGGGCCGACCACGTCGGCAGCCTGCTGCGCCCGCCCCACCTGCTGAAAGCCCGCTCGCAGGGCGTCACCGGCGACGAGTTACGCGCCATCGAGGACGAGGCCATCCGCGACGTGGTCCGCATGCAGCGCGACGTGGGCCTGCGCTCGGCCACCGACGGCGAGTTCCGCCGGACTTCCTGGCACATGGACTTCATCTACCGCCTGGGCGGGATCCGGCCGACCGACGAGAAGATCCAGGTCCACTTCCGCAACGCCGACGGTGAGCTGGATTTCGAGTCGGCGGCGCTCGCGATCGACGCTCCGGTCCGGCTCACCGAGACGATCTTCGGCGACGACTTCACCTTCCTGGCGAACGAGGTGGGTGACGGCGTCACCGCCAAGCTCACCATCCCGTCACCGAGCATGGTTCACTACCGCGGCGGCCGCGCCGCCATCGACCCTTCGGTGTACCCCGACGAGGAGCAGTTCTGGTCCGACCTGAGCGCCGCCTACGCCGAGCAGGTCCGCCGCGTCGCCGACCTCGGCTGCCGCTACCTCCAGCTGGACGACACCAGCCTGGCCTACCTCAACGACCCGGCCCAGCGCGAGCTGCTCAACGCCCGCGGCGACGACGCCGAACACCAGCACCTGCGCTACATCCGCCAGATCAACGCGGCGATCGCCGACCGCCCGGCCGGCCTGTCCGTCACCACCCACATGTGCCGCGGCAACTTCCGCTCCTCGTGGGCCGCCGAGGGCGGCTACGACTTCGTCGCCGAGGCCCTGTTCAGCGAACTCGCCGTCGACGGCTTCTTCCTCGAGTACGACGACGAGCGCTCCGGCGGCTTCGCCCCCCTGCGGTTCGTCCCGCCCGGCAAGATGGTCGTCCTCGGCCTGGTCACCACGAAAAAGGGCGCTCTCGAATCCAAGGACACCCTGAAACGCCGCATCGACGAAGCCGCCGAATACGTACCCCTCGACCAGCTCTGCCTCTCCCCGCAGTGCGGTTTCTCGTCCACCGTCGAGGGCAACGTCCTCACCTACGAGGAAGAGGTCGCCAAGCTTCGCTTGATCGCCGAGACCGCCGAGGAGATCTGGGGCTGA
- a CDS encoding META domain-containing protein, producing the protein MTLMGQWYANTDGQFVADLNAFSSHPDEKGCASVKEPADTAEVVPEWLARAAAFRAEGGERLLLDRDGGTVARLQPGAKPVKRSTMASEVTGVPVVTDETRAELNAVAAPLPANLTAATSATLLGKWKPDPMPQGTQEPGPFAEFLADGKWTGSDGCNGQGGRWLSGPNGSLLATQGPMTLIGCAGAPIGQWMTEARRAGFDGQTLVLLDGAGKEVGRLVE; encoded by the coding sequence ATGACGCTCATGGGGCAGTGGTATGCGAACACCGACGGGCAGTTCGTGGCGGATCTGAACGCCTTCAGTTCGCATCCGGACGAGAAGGGATGCGCCTCGGTCAAGGAGCCGGCGGACACCGCGGAGGTCGTGCCGGAGTGGCTGGCGCGGGCTGCGGCGTTCCGGGCCGAGGGGGGCGAGCGGCTGCTGCTCGACCGGGACGGTGGGACGGTTGCGCGGTTGCAGCCGGGGGCCAAGCCGGTCAAGCGGTCCACGATGGCGTCCGAGGTGACTGGCGTTCCGGTGGTCACCGATGAGACGCGCGCGGAGCTGAACGCCGTGGCGGCGCCGCTGCCGGCGAACCTGACCGCGGCGACCAGCGCGACTCTGCTCGGCAAGTGGAAGCCGGACCCGATGCCGCAGGGGACGCAGGAGCCGGGGCCGTTCGCCGAGTTCCTGGCGGACGGGAAGTGGACGGGCAGCGACGGCTGCAACGGGCAGGGTGGCCGCTGGCTGTCCGGGCCGAACGGGTCGCTGCTGGCCACGCAGGGGCCGATGACCCTGATCGGATGCGCGGGCGCCCCGATCGGGCAATGGATGACCGAGGCGCGCCGAGCCGGGTTCGACGGTCAGACGCTGGTCCTGCTGGACGGTGCCGGTAAGGAGGTCGGGCGCCTGGTCGAATGA